In Thermoanaerobaculia bacterium, the genomic window CACGTAATAACGGCGATCTCGCTGAAGGGACGGAAAGCCGCGTCGTGCGGCTTCTGTTGGAGGACGGTACTCCCTATGCAAGGAAAGGAACCCTGAAATTCCGGGACGTGACTGTCGACCCCACGACCGGTTCCGTTCGTCTGCGAATGGTATTTCCCAATCCTGACCATGCGCTCCTGCCCGGAATGTTCGTCCGAGCCATCATCCAGGAAGGAACGATGGCGGAGGGTATCCTGGCACCGCAGCAGGGAATCACCCGCGACGCGTCGGGAGATCCCATCGCGTACCTGGTCAACGCGGAAAACACGGTGGAGGTAAGGTCGCTGAAACTGGACCGCGCCATCGGGGACCGATGGCTGGTCACCGCAGGTCTCACCCCTGGCGATCGCCTGATCGTGGAAGGAAGACAGAACGTACGGCCCGGTTCCCCGGTGACGGCCGTCCCCTTCGCTCCTGAGGAGAACGCCCCGAAACCCGAACAACCGACCGATAGCAGTTCACCGGAATCGGAGTAGAGGAGGACCTCCATGGCACGATTCTTTCTCGACCGACCGGTCTTCGCCTGGGTGATCGCCATCGCCATGATGGTGGCCGGAGCCCTGGCCATCTACAACCTTCCCATCTCCCAGTATCCCCCGGTGGCTCCGCCCTCCATCTCCATTACCGCCATATATCCCGGCGCATCCGCCAAGACGGTGGAAGACAGCGTCATTCAGATCATTGAGCAGAAGATGACGGGCCTGGACCGGATGATCTATATGTCTTCCACCAGTGAATCTTCAGGACGAGGCCAGATTATCCTCACCTTCGCCGCGGGAACCGATCCCGATATCGCGTGGTCGAAAGTCCAGAACAAGCTTCAGCTGGCGATGCCCATGCTTCCCGAAGTGGTGCAGCGCCAGGGCATCTCTGTGGCTAAGTCGACGCGCAACTACCTGATCATCGTCGGGCTCACATCCCCTGACGGAAGCCACGATCAGAACGCCCTGAACGATTACCTCCATTCCCAGGTTCAGTCCGTCCTGGCACGCGTCCCGGGCGTAGGAGAGGCGGAGGTCTTCGGGTCCCAGTACGCTATGAGAATCTGGCTCGACCCTGAAAAACTGACCAAGTATTCCATGACGATCAGCGATGTGGTTACGGCCATCCGCTCGTACAACGTGGAGGTCTCCGCGGGCCAGTTCGGCGGCGGCCCGGCGGTTCCCGGCCAGCGCCTCAACGCCTCCATTCTCGTCCAGTCTCTTCTCAAGACACCGGAAGAATTCGCCGCCATCCCCCTCCGTACCAACCCGGACGGCTCTGTCGTTCGGGTGAGAGACGTGGGCCGGACCGCGCTGGGGACCGATTTCCAGGAAGTCTCGGTAAAGTACAACGGGCAACCGGTGGGAGGCATCGCCGTGCGCCAGCAGCCCGGCGCCAACGCCCTGGACACCGCCAACGCAATTAAAGAGAAGATGAAGGAACTTTCCCATTACTTCCCGCCCGGCATGGAAGTGGTCTACCCCTATGACACGACCCCCTTTGTGAAGGTGGCGATCGAGGAGGTCTTTAAGACCCTCATCGAAGCCATCATCCTCGTCTTTCTGGTCATGTACCTCTTCCTGGGCAACATACGGGCCACGCTGGTTCCCACCATCGCCGTCCCGGTGGTCATCCTGGGTACCTTCGGCGTTTTGGCCCTTCTGGGCTTCTCCATCAACATGCTGACGATGTTCGCCATGGTTCTCTCCATCGGCCTCCTTGTGGACGACGCCATCGTCGTCGTCGAAAACGTGGAGCGGGTCATGGAGGAGGAAGGTCTACCGCCCCTGGAGGCCACAAGAAAATCAATGGACCAGATCACAAGCGCCCTTGTCGGAATCGGCATGGTTCTCTCCGCGGTCTTCGGTCCCATGGTCTTCTTCCCCGGCTCCACCGGCATCATCTACCGCCAGTTCTCGGCCACCGTCATCGCCTCGATGCTCCTCTCCGTTCTGGTGGCCCTTATCCTGACGCCGGTTCTCTGCGCTTCCCTCCTGAAACCGACAGGGAAAGGCCATGCGGCTGCCGAGGGGGCCTTCTTCCTCTTCCGTCCCTTCTTTCTCTGGTTTGACCGGACCTTTCACCGGTTACGGGACCTGTACCAGGCCGCTGTCGGCCACATCCTGGGACGCAGGGCGCGCTACGTCGTTGTCTTCCTGCTCATCGTTGTCCTGACCGGTTTCTTCTTTTTCCGGATGCCCACCTCTTACCTCCCCGACGAAGATCAGGGGATCCTCCTGACAATGGTTCAGCTTCCCGTGGGATCAACACTGGAGCAGACCCAGGAAGTCATGGAGAAGGTCCAGCACCACTTTCTGGTGGACCAGAAGGAGGCGGTCAAGTCCGTCATGGCCATTACCGGATTCGGCTTCTCCGGCCAGGGCCAGAACCAGGCTATGGCCTTCGTCATGTTGAAGGATTGGAACCTGCGCCAGAGGGACGATCTCCGCGTCAAGGCCGTCGCGGGGAGGGCCATGGGATTCCTCATGTCCCTGACGAACGCCCGTGCCTTTGCCTTCCCGCCCCCGTCGATCATCGAGCTGGGGACCTCCACCGGCTTTGATTTCATGCTTCAGGATCGAAGCGGTCTTGGACACGAAGCCCTGATGAAGGCACGGCTCCAGGTCCTGGGGATGGCCATGCAGGACCCGCGGCTCACCTCCGTTCGCCCCAACGGTATGGATGACGTTCCCCAGTACCAGGTGGAAATCGACTGGGAAAAGGCCGGTGCCATGGGGGTTCCCGTGAGTGCGGCCCAGATGCAGCTGGCCGCCGCCTTTGGAAGTGCCTATGTAAACGACTTCATCCACAATGGACGCGTCAAGCGCGTCTACGCCCAGGTGGACGCTCCCTTCCGGATGCTTCCGGGGGATATCGACCGGCTCTTCGTCCGGAACATGGTCGGATCCATGGTGCCCTTTTCCGCACTGGCTTCCGGCCACTGGATCTCCGGTTCTCCCCGTCTGGAACGGTACAACAGCTTCCCCTCCCTCAATTTCCAGGGAGAGGCGGCTCCGGGGCACAGTTCCGGCGAGGCCATGGAGGCAATGGAAGAGATCGCCTCAAAGCTTCCCAAGGGCTTCGGCCACGAGTGGACTGGCATGTCCTACCAGGAGCGGATGGCCCA contains:
- a CDS encoding efflux RND transporter permease subunit, encoding MARFFLDRPVFAWVIAIAMMVAGALAIYNLPISQYPPVAPPSISITAIYPGASAKTVEDSVIQIIEQKMTGLDRMIYMSSTSESSGRGQIILTFAAGTDPDIAWSKVQNKLQLAMPMLPEVVQRQGISVAKSTRNYLIIVGLTSPDGSHDQNALNDYLHSQVQSVLARVPGVGEAEVFGSQYAMRIWLDPEKLTKYSMTISDVVTAIRSYNVEVSAGQFGGGPAVPGQRLNASILVQSLLKTPEEFAAIPLRTNPDGSVVRVRDVGRTALGTDFQEVSVKYNGQPVGGIAVRQQPGANALDTANAIKEKMKELSHYFPPGMEVVYPYDTTPFVKVAIEEVFKTLIEAIILVFLVMYLFLGNIRATLVPTIAVPVVILGTFGVLALLGFSINMLTMFAMVLSIGLLVDDAIVVVENVERVMEEEGLPPLEATRKSMDQITSALVGIGMVLSAVFGPMVFFPGSTGIIYRQFSATVIASMLLSVLVALILTPVLCASLLKPTGKGHAAAEGAFFLFRPFFLWFDRTFHRLRDLYQAAVGHILGRRARYVVVFLLIVVLTGFFFFRMPTSYLPDEDQGILLTMVQLPVGSTLEQTQEVMEKVQHHFLVDQKEAVKSVMAITGFGFSGQGQNQAMAFVMLKDWNLRQRDDLRVKAVAGRAMGFLMSLTNARAFAFPPPSIIELGTSTGFDFMLQDRSGLGHEALMKARLQVLGMAMQDPRLTSVRPNGMDDVPQYQVEIDWEKAGAMGVPVSAAQMQLAAAFGSAYVNDFIHNGRVKRVYAQVDAPFRMLPGDIDRLFVRNMVGSMVPFSALASGHWISGSPRLERYNSFPSLNFQGEAAPGHSSGEAMEAMEEIASKLPKGFGHEWTGMSYQERMAQSQAGLLYAFSIFVIFLVLAALYESWTVPISVMLALPLGVIGSIAATSLRGLPNDIYFQIGLLTVLGLTTKNAILIVQFAKFRMEEGMGLLEATLEGARLRLRPIVMTSLAFGFGVLPLALASGAGAGAQNAIGTAVFGGMVTATFLAIFFIPLFYVLVVRIFGRKGKEPYPPDYETSPGIAPREQ